A single genomic interval of Mucilaginibacter robiniae harbors:
- a CDS encoding sensor histidine kinase: MITQIDKQEYQKEIQKRAWYETNIIIWSIICLFPLLIIVDFVYENQNWLQFAFVRIIATMLIYGAYKYFEQHKVHYRILLHIAFTMLSLVMAIFCNVVDIKYLTNYYLVYSALVLLFNLQVFWEPVNSIVQSIVSIVLLAIFFNLLSNYNLDLVLSNGGQYFFIIALIACLIPIARYKVIQRDVKSQLLIEKSNEQLKAQNRDIVEKNSIIDLQYEKLRRLDEQKNSFINIAGHDLKNLIGSIVMSNDLIKEEDYRLSADQKEFTNYISESAEKMQYLLKTLMDVKELESPELKFNMETFDANTIVRQVFKGLIDTAQMKNVHLVDNILKLPLNVRLDKVFTGQVFQNVLSNAVKFSQTNNDIRVVTSLQKQKFVFEVVDEGIAIGLQELDIMFNRLKTLNDASGTVTESRLGLGLSIAKLMTQEMGGELTYRSDENGNYFKVEFYATN; encoded by the coding sequence ATGATTACCCAAATAGACAAACAAGAGTATCAAAAAGAAATTCAAAAAAGAGCATGGTACGAAACCAACATTATTATTTGGAGCATAATATGTTTGTTTCCGTTACTCATCATCGTTGATTTTGTTTACGAAAACCAGAACTGGCTTCAGTTTGCCTTTGTGCGCATTATTGCCACCATGCTAATTTATGGTGCTTACAAATACTTTGAACAACACAAGGTTCATTACCGTATCCTGCTGCATATTGCTTTTACCATGCTATCGCTGGTTATGGCTATCTTCTGCAACGTGGTTGATATTAAGTATCTTACTAATTACTATTTGGTCTATTCGGCGCTTGTACTATTATTTAACCTACAGGTATTTTGGGAACCAGTTAACTCTATCGTTCAGTCGATAGTGTCTATTGTGTTACTGGCTATCTTTTTTAACTTGTTAAGCAACTATAATCTTGATTTGGTTCTATCTAATGGTGGTCAATACTTTTTTATCATTGCCCTGATTGCCTGTCTTATCCCAATAGCACGCTACAAAGTTATTCAGCGTGATGTTAAGTCGCAGTTGCTGATTGAAAAATCAAACGAGCAGTTAAAAGCGCAAAACCGCGATATTGTTGAAAAGAACAGCATCATTGACTTGCAGTATGAAAAGCTGCGCCGGTTGGATGAACAAAAAAACAGCTTCATTAATATTGCCGGCCATGATTTAAAGAACCTGATTGGTTCTATTGTGATGAGCAATGACTTGATTAAGGAAGAAGACTACCGCCTGAGTGCCGATCAGAAAGAGTTCACCAACTACATATCGGAATCTGCCGAAAAAATGCAGTATCTGCTGAAAACGCTGATGGATGTAAAAGAACTGGAATCACCAGAGCTTAAGTTCAACATGGAAACTTTTGATGCTAATACCATAGTAAGACAAGTTTTCAAAGGGTTAATTGATACTGCCCAGATGAAAAATGTGCATTTGGTGGATAACATACTGAAGCTGCCGTTGAATGTACGCTTGGATAAAGTATTTACCGGTCAGGTATTTCAAAACGTGTTATCCAACGCCGTTAAGTTTTCACAAACTAATAATGATATACGCGTAGTAACCAGCTTACAAAAGCAAAAATTTGTGTTTGAAGTAGTTGATGAAGGTATTGCAATAGGCCTACAGGAGCTGGACATTATGTTTAACCGACTGAAAACTTTGAACGATGCTTCAGGCACGGTTACGGAAAGCCGCTTGGGTTTAGGACTTTCAATTGCTAAACTAATGACACAAGAAATGGGCGGTGAACTTACTTACCGCAGTGATGAAAACGGAAACTATTTCAAAGTTGAATTTTACGCTACTAATTAA
- a CDS encoding cellulose biosynthesis cyclic di-GMP-binding regulatory protein BcsB — MKKIFTLLQLLTFLLIGQVALAQTNITFKTLGHDDDSIFGMSGATSFYFKIDPLVDMNRSKVVIYYEPSQALIKDLSYINVLIADQPVYSGRLTRDSIQRLVLPLKDVYLTENHQYLKIQVKTLLTITDNKCKDLDNPAMWLKVKGYSYLSLAGNNRTAYRNVNISNSFDTKTAIVYPALTSLNDLKAVAWAYSRMRKSVNTSDIHVFPADRVPDSVKNYVMVGNIEQLPANKRSLISVTPQSGQGLLYLYKGPSTDTSGAGGYRFVRSSAGARQAFANNEILFVTGADDAGYEKAITALANLNVINSAYGDYLVVNTANHDLVKSLSENRSRLTFRQVGGVSNFLSGIGSLKSVYNFKNSDFDFTPKEIEIKLTGTYSGLNPGDRGFFNVYLNGMLISSEKLNESGKLNTSVVVNRYQHRKYNSLTTEFRFYPNSGNCQNAFLNFFGEIDVDKSYLESRNPFVNNNLSFYQYPEAFNSGSTRIIVSKNLAKYAAGAIGEILFELNNNINASNFPEFSYAEEVSESDLKKSHIIAILSKDDPLMDKFPDAPVKFNHAFRLYNNQDNKVIYSLSDSVSNGLAQIFYGRGSSNSVLIITGTGQHISDALVAASKAITEQLSTLTSNVCIADINDNKYLFNIEKNGDNLEYTDGKTGFARFWDNYNLYVLLGVLILILLAFLYVRSKVQRSQDIIND, encoded by the coding sequence ATGAAGAAAATCTTTACTCTATTACAATTATTAACGTTTTTATTAATTGGCCAGGTAGCATTAGCACAAACTAATATTACTTTTAAAACCTTGGGCCATGATGATGATTCGATTTTTGGGATGAGCGGAGCCACTTCCTTTTATTTCAAGATAGATCCGTTGGTGGATATGAACAGAAGTAAAGTGGTAATTTATTATGAGCCTTCACAAGCTCTTATTAAAGATTTATCGTACATCAACGTACTTATTGCCGATCAGCCGGTATATAGTGGCCGCCTCACCCGCGATTCTATACAGCGTTTGGTGTTGCCTCTAAAAGATGTTTATCTTACTGAAAACCACCAATACCTAAAGATACAGGTTAAAACTTTATTAACCATTACCGACAACAAGTGTAAAGATTTGGATAACCCGGCCATGTGGCTTAAAGTAAAAGGTTACTCTTACCTTTCATTAGCCGGTAATAACCGTACTGCTTATCGTAATGTAAACATCAGTAATTCATTTGATACTAAAACCGCTATTGTTTACCCTGCTTTAACCAGCCTGAACGATTTGAAAGCTGTAGCTTGGGCTTACTCACGCATGAGAAAATCAGTAAACACCAGCGATATTCATGTATTCCCGGCTGATCGTGTGCCTGATTCGGTAAAAAACTACGTAATGGTAGGCAACATAGAGCAACTGCCTGCCAACAAACGCAGCTTAATATCAGTTACACCACAAAGCGGCCAAGGGTTGTTGTACTTGTATAAAGGCCCTTCTACCGATACTTCAGGTGCAGGCGGTTATCGCTTCGTTAGGTCCAGCGCAGGTGCACGCCAGGCCTTCGCCAACAATGAAATTCTATTCGTGACCGGTGCTGATGATGCTGGTTATGAAAAAGCGATTACAGCACTGGCTAACTTAAACGTTATTAATTCAGCTTACGGTGATTACCTGGTTGTTAACACTGCCAACCATGATTTGGTGAAAAGCTTAAGTGAAAACCGGTCACGGTTAACCTTCCGCCAGGTAGGTGGCGTAAGCAATTTCCTGTCGGGTATTGGCTCTTTAAAAAGCGTATATAATTTCAAAAACAGCGACTTCGATTTTACGCCTAAAGAGATAGAGATTAAACTGACCGGTACTTACAGTGGCTTAAATCCTGGCGACAGGGGTTTCTTCAACGTGTACCTGAACGGTATGCTTATCAGCAGTGAAAAACTGAATGAATCCGGTAAGCTGAATACTTCAGTAGTGGTAAACCGTTATCAGCACCGTAAATATAACTCACTTACAACCGAGTTCCGTTTTTACCCGAACAGTGGTAACTGCCAGAATGCGTTCCTGAACTTCTTTGGTGAAATTGATGTGGATAAATCTTATCTGGAATCTCGCAATCCTTTCGTCAACAACAATTTAAGCTTTTATCAATACCCTGAAGCCTTTAATTCTGGTTCCACACGCATTATTGTTAGTAAAAACCTAGCTAAGTATGCAGCCGGCGCTATTGGCGAAATTTTGTTTGAATTAAACAACAACATCAACGCAAGTAACTTCCCTGAATTTAGCTATGCGGAAGAAGTAAGTGAAAGTGATTTGAAGAAATCACACATTATCGCTATCCTGTCTAAAGACGATCCACTGATGGACAAATTCCCGGATGCACCGGTTAAATTTAACCATGCTTTCCGTTTGTACAACAACCAGGATAACAAGGTGATTTACTCACTTTCCGATTCGGTATCGAACGGTTTGGCGCAGATATTTTATGGTCGCGGCAGCAGCAATTCGGTATTGATTATTACAGGTACCGGTCAGCACATATCTGATGCTTTAGTAGCCGCATCAAAAGCGATTACCGAACAGCTCTCTACCCTAACCAGCAACGTATGTATTGCCGATATAAATGACAACAAATACTTGTTCAACATTGAAAAGAATGGTGATAATCTGGAATATACTGATGGTAAAACCGGGTTTGCCCGTTTCTGGGATAACTATAACTTATACGTGTTGTTAGGCGTACTTATTTTAATATTGTTGGCATTCCTGTATGTACGTTCTAAAGTACAACGGTCGCAAGATATTATTAATGACTAA